A stretch of the Nothobranchius furzeri strain GRZ-AD chromosome 5, NfurGRZ-RIMD1, whole genome shotgun sequence genome encodes the following:
- the stmn1b gene encoding stathmin 1b, with amino-acid sequence MENCDIQVKELNKRASGQAFEVILSPSTPDAKADFLLSPNRKKETSLDEIKRKLEAAEERRRSHEADVLKHLAEAREHEKEVIQKAMEENSNFSKLAQEKLNQKMEANKENRSARMAALNEKFKEKDKKLQEVRKNKEAIKEPEN; translated from the exons ATGGAGAATTGTG ACATTCAGGTGAAGGAGCTGAACAAGCGTGCATCAGGCCAGGCGTTCGAGGTCATCCTGAGCCCCTCCACCCCCGATGCTAAGGCGGACTTCCTGCTGTCCCCGAACAGGAAGAAGGAAACATCACTGGATGAGATTAAAAGAAAACTGGAAGCTGCAGAAGAAAGGCGCCGG AGCCACGAGGCTGACGTACTGAAGCATCTGGCCGAGGCACGAGAGCATGAGAAGGAGGTCATCCAGAAGGCCATGGAGGAAAACAGCAACTTTAGCAAACTGGCACAAGAGAAGCTCAATCAGAAGATGGAGGCAAACAAAGAGAACCGCAGCGCCAGGATGGCGGCTCTCAACGAGAAGTTCAAGGAGAAG GACAAGAAGCTTCAGGAAGTGAGGAAGAACAAGGAAGCCATCAAAGAACCTGAGAACTAA